From Quercus lobata isolate SW786 chromosome 1, ValleyOak3.0 Primary Assembly, whole genome shotgun sequence, one genomic window encodes:
- the LOC115975339 gene encoding sulfite reductase [ferredoxin], chloroplastic-like, which yields MTTSFGAANTVLLKDPKLQIPSFVHGGLLRPSSNSLALTTATRRRHTHLLSSSSSSSHVIRAVSTPARPSTATETKRSKVEIIKEQSNYIRYPLNEELLTDAPNINEAATQVIKFHGSYQQYNRDDRGARNYSFMLRTKNPCGKVSNRLYLTMDDLADQFGIGTLRLTTRQTFQLHGVLKKDLKTVMSTLIKNMGSTLGACGDLNRNVLAPAAPFTRKDYQFAQQTAENIAALLTPQSGFYYDVWVDGEQVMTAEPPEVVKARNDNSHGTNFPESAEPIYGTQFLPRKFKIAVTVPTDNSVDILTNDIGVVVVTDDEGEPQGFNIYVGGGMGRTHRLETTFPRLGEPLGFVPKEDILYAVKAIVVTQREHGRRDDRKYSRMKYLIDSWGIEKFRSVVEQYYGKKFESFRELPEWEFKSYLGWHEQGDGSLFCGLHVDNGRIKGKMKTTLREIIEKYDLSVRLTPNQNIILCDIRNSWKRPITTALAQAGLLHPRYVDPLNLTAMACPAFPLCPLAITEAERGIPDILKRVRATFEKVGLKYSESVVIRITGCPNGCARPYMAELGLVGDGPNSYQIWLGGNPSQTSLARAFMNKVKLQDLEKVLEPLFYNWKRRRQSKESFGDFTTRMGFEKLQELVDKWEGPVLAPSRYNLKLFADKETYEAVDQLAKLQNKNAHQLAMEVIRNFVASQQNGKGE from the exons ATGACGACGTCGTTTGGAGCTGCGAACACGGTTCTGCTAAAGGACCCAAAGCTTCAGATTCCGAGCTTCGTTCATGGCGGCCTTCTCAGGCCGTCTTCCAATTCGCTTGCTCTGACGACAGCAACAAGAAGACGACACACCCACCTGCTCTCCTCTTCCAGCTCTTCTTCGCATGTTATCAGAGCCGTCTCCACG CCAGCAAGGCCCAGCACTGCTACTGAAACTAAGCGTAGTAAGGTTGAAATTATCAAAGAACAAAGTAATTACATTAGGTACCCTCTTAATGAGGAATTGCTGACAGATGCTCCAAACATAAATGAGGCTGCCACACAAGTGATCAAGTTCCATGGGAGCTATCAACAGTACAACAGAGATGATCGTGGTGCAAGGAATTACTCATTTATGCTTCGTACTAAGAACCCTTGTGGAAAAGTGTCAAATAGACTCTACTTGACAATGGATGATCTTGCCGACCAATTTGGAATAGGAACACTTCGTTTGACCACCAGACAAACATTCCAGCTCCATGGAGTTCTGAAGAAGGACCTCAAGACGGTTATGAGTACCCTTATTAAAAACATGGGCTCAACTCTTGGTGCATGTGGTGATCTCAACAGGAATGTTCTTGCTCCTGCTGCTCCATTTACAAGAAAAGATTACCAATTTGCACAGCAAACTGCAGAGAATATTGCTGCACTCCTTACTCCTCAGTCTGGTTTCTACTATGATGTGTGGGTGGATGGAGAGCAAGTGATGACCGCAGAACCTCCTGAAGTAGTGAAGGCTCGCAACGATAATTCTCATGGAACGAATTTCCCTGAATCAGCTGAGCCTATATATGGAACTCAGTTCTTGCCAAGGAAATTCAAAATTGCAGTCACTGTACCTACAGACAACTCAGTTGATATTCTTACAAATGATattggtgttgttgttgttactgATGATGAAGGGGAACCTCAGGGATTCAACATATAT GTTGGTGGCGGTATGGGAAGAACACATAGGTTGGAGACCACTTTTCCACGTCTCGGAGAACCTTTGGGTTTTGTGCCAAAAGAGGATATATTGTATGCAGTGAAAGCTATTGTTGTTACACAACGAGAACATGGGAGAAGAGATGATCGGAAGTATAGTAGAATGAAATATTTGATAGACTCCTGGGGTATTGAAAAGTTTAGAAGTGTTGTTGAGCAATACtatggaaaaaaatttgagtcTTTTCGTGAATTGCCAGAGTGGGAATTTAAAAGTTACTTGGGATGGCATGAGCAG GGTGATGGCAGTTTATTTTGTGGGCTCCATGTTGATAATGGCCGTATTAAGGGGAAGATGAAGACGACATTAAGAGAGATAATAGAGAAGTATGATTTGAGTGTGCGGCTTACACCAAACCAGAACATCATCTTGTGTGATATTCGCAACTCATGGAAGCGTCCCATCACTACTGCCCTTGCTCAAGCTGGTCTTCTG CACCCAAGGTATGTAGACCCTCTCAACTTAACTGCAATGGCATGTCCAGCCTTCCCACTTTGCCCACTTGCAATAACTGAGGCTGAACGAGGAATACCTGACATACTTAAGCGGGTTCGAGCAACATTTGAGAAG GTTGGTCTCAAGTATAGTGAATCTGTGGTTATAAGGATAACTGGCTGCCCAAATGGTTGTGCTAGACCATACATGGCTGAACTTGGACTGGTTGGTGATGGTCCGAACAGCTATCAG ATCTGGCTTGGTGGAAACCCCAGTCAAACTTCATTAGCAAGAGCCTTCATGAATAAGGTTAAGCTTCAAGACCTTGAAAAAGTTTTGGAACCTTTGTTTTATAATTGGAAACGTAGAAGGCAATCTAAAGAATCATTTGGCGACTTCACAACCCGCATG GGATTTGAGAAACTTCAAGAGCTGGTTGACAAATGGGAAGGTCCAGTGTTGGCACCATCAAGGTACAACCTGAAGC